From the Eleutherodactylus coqui strain aEleCoq1 chromosome 7, aEleCoq1.hap1, whole genome shotgun sequence genome, one window contains:
- the SMIM24 gene encoding small integral membrane protein 24 codes for MTAAGTIVAGLLFAVSTNAQKDVRQESSSSGSAGLQPWLLGLTAMVVFLFIVFLLLIVNRLWCKKKRGDDEEDRAARVQMNVYDNEALEEEMDNKLKTHEKNKKAKGKWMEGEGDESRVTAM; via the exons ATGACGGCCGCCGGCACCATCGTTGCGGGTTTGCTATTTGCTGTGTCCACGAATGCACAGAAAG ATGTGCGGCAAGAATCATCCAGTTCAGGTTCAGCTGGACTGCAGCCATGGTTGCTCGGTCTCACAGCCATGGTTGTGTTCCTCTTCATTGTGTTCCTCTTACTGATTGTGAACAGACTCTGGTGCAAGAAGAA GAGGGGCGATGATGAGGAAGACAGAGCAGCCAG AGTTCAGATGAATGTTTATGACAATGAAGCACTTGAAGAAGAAATGGATAACAAGCTGAAAACACATGAGAAGAACAAGAAGGCCAAGGGCAAGTGGATGGAAGGAGAAGGCGACGAGTCCCGGGTCACTGCCATGTGA